The following nucleotide sequence is from Populus trichocarpa isolate Nisqually-1 chromosome 11, P.trichocarpa_v4.1, whole genome shotgun sequence.
GCTTGATTTTATGAGCATACAGTTTTTTATACCAAAACCATGAGTCATTCTAACACTAAATGAATCTGCTGTCGTCCAGCAGTCAGGATGTCTCATGTCGAGTTATAAAATCTGCAATTCCACAATCTAGTTCCCCACTTCACAAGGCAAGACTGAAATGGTGGATGCCAAGTGCAGAAAATCCATCAACAATACAACGAGGAAAAAGATAGTTTTATAtaccatatgaaaaaaaaacccaaaaaatacacTGACCACATGCTTGGAATTGCCTGCATAGCGATGACCTTGCTTAAGTCGCAGTATTTACACTCCCAAGTCTTTCTCAAGTACAAAAGATAAACAAGATCAAAACCTATCTTTATAAGGAGTTCCATAAACAATAAGAATTGGTACATATTGCACAACCGTGTCGATTGGTATTGCAAAATTCACCCCAGAGGATGCCCCTGTCCCTGCAATAAATGTGAAACCTGGATTATATATTATGCACTTTGAACTGAAAGAATTCAGTTCTCCTATTATACAATCCATGATGGTACtgccattctttctttctttttactgCCTTATCAGTTTGCTATACAGTTGAGGACAATGTTCTTATTGTTTCAACATGCAGTTCAGATGTTCCACTCAGCTATTATTGTTTCAACATGCAATCGAGAAAAGCATCATCCTAACAGACTACCTCAAtggctagaaaaaaaattactttcagcaataataataatacgaCCACGCACATCATCATTTGGAGATAAAGAGCCTGCTCCCCAGTTTATAACAAGTAATTCTTACAGGAATTAAGGACACTCTTAAAAGGGAGTTCTTCCCCCTGTTTTCTTAATCTTCCAAGAACTTCTCACTTGAGAAATAGCATTAGCAGATTTGAGAAACAAACAAGCTCAAAACAACTATCATTGAGTCTACAAATGCCTTACTACATACAAAATGTTAGCatggttttctttctttattttacttGGGTTGAGAAGATATGATTTTGCTGAAACTACTAAAGAACCCTACAACTTTGGATGTCACAAAAGACAACCTTGACAACTTTTTTAAATCAGTTTGTCCAAGTCCACACTGATCCATTTACATATTTAAGATATatgaaaagtaatatttattattaaagtgTTGCTCAAAAGGTTGAatgaagagaaacaaaagaacTGAAAAGCATATTTTACCTTTCCGGGTGAAGGTTGCTGTGTTGACTCCAATGACATGTCCATATGAATCAATCAATGGTCCACCTGAATTCCCTGTATATGTTGAATAGATTAGAAGTGGAAGATTTGGCCAATAGTTATAATAAAAGTACGTAAACagaaaaatagattgaaaaaaccTCACATATTTCCAGTGTGAAGTCAATACCACAACACTATTTAATGAAGTTTAGAGCCAGCAAGTTTAAGTAGAAGTGAATGAAAGCTAAGTCTCACAGAGGCTACTCAAGAGAAGCCAAATTTTGCCCCCTTAAATTAGTTGCCTGCTCTCATTTTACTAATTagtagtgaaaaaaatatttaaataaatgagCTAGAAACTTAAAACCAGGATAATTTcaaaatgtttaatttaaagaaatttaagatACCTGCATTAATATCTGCATCTGTTTGAATAGCTCCACGAATGGCCTTTCCATTTGGTGAAGGGATTTCTCTACCCAAGCCGCTGACCACCTGCATCAATGAAACTCGATATCATATTCTCatacttttgattatttatttggttaatttccAGCAATAAATATCTTGTCATATGTGTTCCAAATGACATGCtacattttaaataataattccgGAGAAGGCATCAGGCTATAGCCAGCAAGCACAAAAGGAAAAAGTGAACAACTATTGCTCTTCTTGAATGCCCTAGATAGAAAAGTTGATCTGCAATGAAAAAGGCCTGGATGTTTCTATTTGATGTTTGCTTACAGTCATGGAACTTACAAGTAGATACTGACCATAGTCctaaaaatatctatataacAGACATGTTAATGAAGGAGTTACCCCTGTTGTTAGAGTGTTTTCATATCCATAAGGATTCCcaatggcaaaacaactttgaccCACATGTAATTCCCTAGAAGTACCAAGAGTAGCTGGCTTCAATTCATATCCTTCAACATCGACCTGCAGGTGACAGTAGAATAAGAAGATTTacttagaaataataataaataaaaaaacaaaatatactcattttttttatgacgaCCAAAAAGAAGGGTTATGCAAAGAGCATTCTCAAAAAACAGAATCAGAGCATGATAGGGCAATTGCATGTGGTATTCAGAATTTTCTGAATGACACGAAATATGTTATATATTCATAGTGACATCAAGTGGGCCCTAGATCATAAGGTAGCTTATGCAACTTTCCCTGACATTGCTTGCTCGATTGcaacttttctaatgatttCATCATGGTAACAAAATGTACTCTGCATATATCAAGAACAGGTTTAAAATATACTGCACATAAGTTCGATCCGATACCTTAAGGACAGCCAGATCATAAGATGGATCAAAACCAATAATCGTGCCTTCCCTGTACAAGCTATTGCCTCCAGCATCAACTAGAAATACCTGTAGGATAAGAGACCAGGAGCAATTTAATTCAGATGGTGGACACTGCACTTGACCTCTCAAGAAAAGTATTTCAgctgaattattaaaaaaatcaagggaaaGAAAAGGTAAGCTACAATTACAGAAATGCATATTACTAAAAACGAAGAAGACCTTACAACACTGTAATCCGCTTTTATCTGTTGCCAATTTAGCTACAACATGGTAATTTGTTACCTGTAACAGATGAGAACAACATTTTTCAAGCATATCTGATTAATACCTGTGATCTAAAAGAAATAACTTCATCAAGCCAAGAAGAATGTTCAAAGGATTGGAAAAGGTTTGAATCAAAGTGTGATTTTCAGCACAATCCAAGCATGTGTAAGATTAAATATTTCAGACGATGAAAAGATGGATAGACACCGTAAAACATACTGATAATTAAGTTTCTAATTTGTATTGATCGGCAAAGCAGTTtcttttaatcatttcatttacATGTAAACCAAGAAGAGATCATATTTGCCAGAGACAAGTTTTAGagttaataacataaaaaggGAATAACTGCATACATACAATGTGACCAAACTTATCCCAGATGAAGCCCGAACCTGTTCCTTCGACTTTGGCATTTTCATCCTCCGTAAGCATAAACCGATCTTCAGGCCTGTTAGGAACTTTAGCTAACTCGATGTCCTTGATAAAAACAACTGATGGTGAGGATTCCTACATAATACATTTTACAAAATGTCACTAGCATGAACATAAACAAATAATGACTCCAACAATGAAGGAAAAATTCAAGTCATGCGATGCAAATATTTCTCATACAACTCCGTGACCACATTGTTGATAGTCAGTCAGCCAAGAACTTAAGAAGGTCATTAATTAGcacatctaaaacaaaaataatctccTACTCAATGATTTAAGTCCGAAGCTAAATGGGCGGGGAGGGAGAGGAACCTGGAAGAGGTGAGCGACTCTATCCTCTTGTTGCTGAAGTTCATCTTGTTGTTGGGCAAAAGCAGAGTGAAGCAAAGGAGGGTTTGAAATGGGATTGTGCAAGTTGAGTAGGGAAGCCAGTACTACAGCGCTGGAACCAACGGCTATGGTTCTTCGTCTTCCAAGAACTAGGCTCTTATTATCTGAAGAAGAAACGGTCATCTTTTGGAGTGGAGAGAGAGCGGAGGGAGCATGAATTGAACCCAACACCACCATCTTAAGTGACCTTTGCTGTCCACCTGATGACCCTGGCTTTTATTAAAGGATAAAGAGAATTGGGATTTATTTTAAAGGGTATTTTAGAAAgcataaaaagtaataaaactttatttattaattcttcttgtaatttttaatttcttaaaccaAGTGAACTAGGCTCTTATTTTCCTAATTTTCTTTCAAGCTCTATGGTCACTACATGCATTCTTTTAACGGTGAAACACCGTGGAAAGTTACATTAACAATGTGATATATAATTACTAGAAcgtatttttgtttgttttatagtttattgaattattatttttttccaaattttgtGTCGACAAATGAAATTTAAGCAAGGTAAAAACTACAGTTGCTCTCTTAAAAACATTTCTTAACAATTAAcaatattctaaaaaacatGGGGAATTTCACTTTGCAAAATTGCACTGTATCCTCACATAAAACACTATGCACTAAacactgtgtttttttttgtcccatttcttcttcttttttcttaaaagatttttttgctCTTCCAGGACTAAATTGAGGGCCAATTTTAGTAAGATTCTTAAGGGATAATAAAGTCAAAAGACAGACCAAAGtgcaaaggatgaaaaaaataggAGGTAGTTCacgtaaaaaattaattgtggtCCTACTTTCTCaattatacattttttaaattcattattgataggaaatctcattttctttatttttgaatcattgtATTAAAGAGATTAGAGAGGAAGTCATTGGATTCCAACTGAAGAGGGctgaagagagaaaaatcatTATTAGCACCGATTCCAtcgatgaaaaataaaaaatttggtgTCGATGAATTCCACTTGACAATGAAAGTTTGATTGTGGTTGTTTTGAGCCTCAATATTGCCTGAAAAAACAGATTTAGAtcggaaaagaaaattatatccTGGTTTGATTTGGTGTTTCACGTtgttttcagtgtttttttttatatagatgggTTTTTTGATATGTTGTACAGGCGTTTAGTAAgtgtttttaagttaaattggGTTTTTAGGGGGAAAACTTTATAGCTTGATTTTTTAGGCACCATAATGGTGGTCAGGTTCTGTGTTGGCAAACAACATGGTGTTTgccttaatttatatttcaaataaaagggGTGGACCCGTCTGGATCTGCTTTTATAAAGGCCCAAACTCACTAGGTCTCTCAAGTCAGGCCCGCACACTTGGGCTTGGTctctttttccctttaatttttcattttaattttttaattttttattatatatttagcaaaaataaataaattaaaatatcaatcttATTAAACTCAATAGAGTCTATGACTTGGATCATAGGTTTGGTAGATTAAGCCACAAAGCTCGTGTTGATCTATTATATTgttgtttctataatttttttaaaaaaaaaggtgtcatgtttaatgttttaaaagcatttgATATTTTGAATTGGTCTTTGTGATATGTttcgtgtttgtttttttattattaatttgttgtgattttctttttacaagattattataatctcatgatctaggttgTAGCGAAGCGCAAGCATATGATGCtcgttgtattttattatatgtaagcatCAACTTtttgattcataattttttgtctCGATGTCAAAAAAGGTGTTAGCATCACCTACacatttattcttttgttttggaaaaaaaaaagtatctaaCTTGAGTTGAATAGACGCGTTAACACTTGTTTGCATTTATAAGAATAAAtggttctcaatttatttaattaaatgtatccatagttttatttatttattcttagggtttctttaaaaaaaatgctttggaGAAACCTGCTTATattcttttttggaaaaaaaattatctaactcGTGGCAAATCACGAGTCAAATAGCTagaatatattaataatgttttgaatttcaaaccaaatttggatattattttaagttttctaAAGAGGTATTAAAGAAAAAGGCTAAAACATGTGGGATAATCACTGTATATATGCCTTTGTTTActgtggattgtaatagtaaaatgatgattttgcaCCTTGAAAAAACTCTTATATAGCTGCCTTTTAGGGGCAAAATGATATTTTCCTTCGGTTCATTTCTCATTTAAGAATTTTCCAGGCATGTCTTTGTCTTTTCATCATGCttttgcatagtaaaatgacttTGCTacccttaaaacaaaaaaaatgtttaactCTACTAAAAGGTCTTTTCGGGCATTTCACTTTTTTGATATAAAGTAAAATTACATATTTGACCTtggggttaaaaaaaaaagctattaaCATAGGGGTATTGGCGTCTTTTCATAtcagtttttttctaattgctAGTTTGGTCAGGGTTGATAATGtaatttactatttaattattatttttaaaattgaaaaggctATAGCATGCGGGAGGCACTGCGCATTTTGGGCGGCACGTGCGGTGCTTCCTAGTGGTTGAAAATATGCTTTCGTTGTCTCATTTTGTTCTTCGTCATATTCTTTTCCTTATTAGATGACGTGTGTCATCTAAAAGTAGTCGGCTTATTACcgatggtcttttttttttttcccttcatttctctctcctactCCAAAAAAACTATATCCAACCCTCATTGTTATTGGTTTTTCAAAATccatccttttagttttgattttagtatttttctctgttgttaaagttttatttattttcaatttaatcatttaattctaGGAGATAGGAGTTGgcatacaacaacaacaatatttctaataatactactaatagtgataataatgtTAATAAGAGAGCGTCAGATAGAGAGAGaatttagagagagatgctctcctCCACCCGAGTTTCTCCTCGTGATCATCCTTCTGTTGCTAAGCTCTGTGAGTTCCTTTCTTCGCATCACTCATGGTCAGTCCAAAATCAGCATCTTTGTTTCTTTCCAGTTGAAAGCCAACAGAAAGAATGCGATGTGTTTCCCCTGAAACCCTAACGGGTGTTTGGATTGAAGATTCCGAAGATGGGGATTTTGCTGATGAATTTGTGCAGGCTCCTTCATTTGATGGAGCAAACCTAAATCATTCTGTCTCAGCCCTAACCTTAGGATCTGGTGGATGCATTGGTGCAAGTGTTTCTATGAAGCGTTTGCTGGTGTTGATCTGCTCTGCTGAGGATTGTTTTGGAGATGGCCATT
It contains:
- the LOC7495308 gene encoding protease Do-like 5, chloroplastic isoform X2 → MVVLGSIHAPSALSPLQKMTVSSSDNKSLVLGRRRTIAVGSSAVVLASLLNLHNPISNPPLLHSAFAQQQDELQQQEDRVAHLFQESSPSVVFIKDIELAKVPNRPEDRFMLTEDENAKVEGTGSGFIWDKFGHIVFLVDAGGNSLYREGTIIGFDPSYDLAVLKVDVEGYELKPATLGTSRELHVGQSCFAIGNPYGYENTLTTGVVSGLGREIPSPNGKAIRGAIQTDADINAGNSGGPLIDSYGHVIGVNTATFTRKGTGASSGVNFAIPIDTVVQYVPILIVYGTPYKDRF
- the LOC7495308 gene encoding protease Do-like 5, chloroplastic isoform X1, whose translation is MVVLGSIHAPSALSPLQKMTVSSSDNKSLVLGRRRTIAVGSSAVVLASLLNLHNPISNPPLLHSAFAQQQDELQQQEDRVAHLFQESSPSVVFIKDIELAKVPNRPEDRFMLTEDENAKVEGTGSGFIWDKFGHIVTNYHVVAKLATDKSGLQCCKVFLVDAGGNSLYREGTIIGFDPSYDLAVLKVDVEGYELKPATLGTSRELHVGQSCFAIGNPYGYENTLTTGVVSGLGREIPSPNGKAIRGAIQTDADINAGNSGGPLIDSYGHVIGVNTATFTRKGTGASSGVNFAIPIDTVVQYVPILIVYGTPYKDRF